A single genomic interval of Rubripirellula reticaptiva harbors:
- a CDS encoding PEP-CTERM sorting domain-containing protein, which produces MKKKMLMTFAVIVSVAFLGDSINAATVNGFANGGFETPGVGTPAESWPSAAAGYTLSSDSHTGSFAAQLASPELNAAVILQNSIEQGGLPPLTPGDHPILTFQSKGFAGTTGNALFALRYLDQSGAILASSGNQFFQNLINPNTWTEISFDLGVVPAGADAAFIEFSQGIGPIDPGNGLLAGLVLIDNVNLSVVSAVPEPTSVAMLGLCGFGMIVRRRRR; this is translated from the coding sequence ATGAAGAAAAAAATGTTGATGACTTTCGCGGTCATCGTGTCTGTGGCTTTCCTTGGTGACTCCATCAATGCCGCAACTGTCAACGGCTTTGCCAACGGCGGATTCGAAACCCCCGGCGTCGGCACTCCAGCCGAATCATGGCCATCTGCCGCCGCGGGTTACACGCTGTCGTCTGATTCCCATACCGGTTCGTTCGCCGCTCAATTGGCATCGCCTGAGCTCAATGCCGCAGTGATCTTGCAAAACTCGATCGAACAAGGGGGGCTGCCGCCGCTAACCCCAGGCGACCACCCTATTTTGACGTTCCAGTCAAAAGGTTTTGCTGGCACAACAGGCAACGCGTTGTTTGCGCTGCGATATTTGGATCAAAGCGGTGCGATCCTGGCCAGCAGCGGAAACCAGTTCTTTCAGAATTTGATTAACCCCAACACGTGGACAGAGATCAGCTTCGACCTCGGCGTCGTGCCCGCCGGCGCGGACGCTGCATTCATCGAGTTCAGTCAAGGCATTGGTCCGATCGATCCCGGAAATGGCCTGCTCGCGGGACTCGTGCTGATCGACAACGTGAACCTGAGCGTTGTTAGCGCGGTCCCCGAACCAACCTCGGTCGCCATGCTGGGCTTGTGTGGCTTTGGAATGATTGTGCGTCGTCGCCGTCGCTAG
- a CDS encoding TonB-dependent receptor — protein sequence MTTERPNTERKALAVNLDARRYGSFAEIGAGQEVVRWFFRVGAAAGTIAKSMSAYDMSVSDAIYGHCDRYVCRQRLQDMLDREHALNLERLKESRGDTTAFFAFADTVSARNFHGTNECHGWMGIRFQAHPRDQDSQIIIHVRMLDTENALQQEALGIVGVNLLYGAFFLNHEPDQLIESLLDNLSTRRIEIDMIEFSGIAFRHVDNRVMSLRLVQLGLSSAAMFSADGEVLQPSEVLYKKPILVERGSFRPVTNVNVDMLEAAKAKFVKEEGVDADQVVSLAEITMRNLKANGDIDLRDFLARVDMLAACGMTVLISDYFEYYRLAAYLSRYSRRKIGITMGAASLVELFDEKYYTTLDGGILESFGRLFKNDLKLYIYPLLDRESGKLTTVDTLQVAEEIRTLYQYLVDKGCIEQLDTHDPSHLSTFSREVLRQIESGDSNWIDHVPSEVAELIQQRGFFGYRKPAVAKIAAKPVATTVPPLEVAQGLLASLDAPVVG from the coding sequence ATGACCACGGAACGACCAAACACTGAACGCAAGGCGCTGGCTGTCAATTTGGACGCTCGTCGCTATGGTTCGTTTGCAGAAATTGGCGCCGGACAAGAGGTTGTTCGTTGGTTCTTTCGCGTTGGAGCGGCGGCTGGGACCATCGCCAAGAGCATGTCGGCGTACGATATGTCGGTTAGCGATGCGATTTACGGTCATTGCGATCGGTATGTATGTCGCCAACGGTTGCAAGACATGCTCGATCGCGAACATGCGCTGAATCTTGAACGCTTGAAGGAAAGCCGTGGCGACACGACTGCGTTCTTCGCGTTTGCTGATACCGTTTCGGCTCGAAATTTTCACGGCACCAACGAGTGCCACGGTTGGATGGGGATTCGCTTTCAAGCCCATCCACGCGATCAAGACAGCCAAATCATCATCCACGTCCGAATGCTGGACACTGAAAATGCCTTGCAACAAGAGGCGCTTGGCATCGTTGGCGTGAACTTGTTGTACGGTGCGTTCTTCTTGAATCACGAACCCGATCAATTGATCGAGTCGCTATTGGATAACCTGAGTACGCGCCGTATCGAAATCGACATGATCGAGTTTTCGGGAATCGCGTTCCGTCATGTCGACAATCGTGTGATGAGTTTGCGGTTGGTCCAACTCGGACTCAGCAGCGCCGCGATGTTCTCGGCCGATGGCGAGGTGTTGCAGCCATCGGAAGTTTTGTACAAGAAGCCGATTTTGGTTGAACGCGGCAGTTTCCGTCCTGTCACGAACGTCAACGTCGACATGTTGGAAGCAGCGAAGGCGAAGTTCGTCAAAGAGGAAGGCGTTGACGCCGATCAAGTGGTCTCCTTGGCTGAGATCACGATGCGTAATCTCAAAGCGAACGGCGACATCGACCTGCGAGACTTCTTGGCTCGTGTCGACATGCTGGCAGCTTGCGGAATGACGGTGTTGATTTCGGATTACTTTGAATACTATCGCTTGGCAGCGTACCTGTCTCGCTATTCGAGGCGAAAGATTGGCATCACCATGGGGGCGGCCAGCCTGGTCGAACTGTTCGATGAAAAATACTACACGACGCTTGATGGTGGGATCCTTGAATCGTTTGGCCGCTTATTCAAGAACGATTTGAAACTGTATATCTACCCGCTGCTGGATCGCGAATCGGGCAAACTGACAACTGTCGATACTTTACAAGTCGCCGAAGAAATCCGCACCTTGTACCAATACTTGGTTGACAAGGGATGCATCGAGCAACTTGACACGCATGATCCATCGCACTTATCGACGTTCTCTCGCGAAGTGCTTCGACAAATTGAAAGCGGTGACTCGAACTGGATCGATCATGTTCCGTCGGAAGTCGCCGAGCTGATTCAACAACGTGGTTTCTTTGGTTATCGCAAACCAGCGGTCGCAAAGATTGCTGCCAAGCCAGTCGCTACGACGGTTCCGCCACTCGAGGTGGCTCAAGGTTTGTTGGCATCGCTTGATGCACCGGTCGTTGGTTAG
- a CDS encoding Gfo/Idh/MocA family protein — protein sequence MNDRKVRMAMVGLGFGSEFIPIYHAHPDAEVIAVCRRNEAEMNKTADQFGIERRYTDFEALLADPDIDAVHINSPIGDHAWMSLRALDAGKHVMCTVPMATTVEECRQIVEKVEDTGLKYMMAETVVYSREFLFIKDMYDRGELGKIQHLAASHPQDMDGWPDYWQKMVPMHYATHVVSPCLGLVDGLAEYVSCFGSGAVRDDIAEKSGCQFAVETCHIKIQDTDLTAHVWRALYDVARQYRESFDVYGTKKSFEWTLIENQPHVLHTAKEPESEIAQPIEVPDFADRLPESIRRFTQAQEIHDADHLSFVQGGGHGGSHPHLVNEFVRAVLDDRAPRPDAVTSANWTCVGICAHESAINGGQIVRLPEFTLKPSVRV from the coding sequence ATGAACGATCGAAAAGTCAGAATGGCGATGGTGGGTTTGGGGTTTGGATCTGAATTTATTCCTATCTATCACGCTCACCCAGACGCAGAGGTGATTGCGGTGTGCCGTCGCAACGAAGCCGAAATGAATAAGACGGCGGATCAGTTCGGTATCGAACGTCGGTACACGGACTTTGAAGCGTTGTTGGCTGATCCTGATATCGACGCCGTGCATATCAACAGTCCGATCGGTGACCACGCTTGGATGTCACTGCGTGCGCTCGATGCGGGTAAGCACGTGATGTGTACAGTGCCGATGGCAACGACGGTTGAAGAATGCCGCCAGATTGTCGAGAAGGTTGAAGACACAGGGCTGAAGTACATGATGGCCGAAACGGTCGTCTACAGTCGCGAATTTCTGTTCATCAAGGACATGTACGATCGAGGCGAGCTTGGCAAGATCCAGCACTTGGCGGCCTCACATCCGCAAGATATGGATGGATGGCCCGACTACTGGCAAAAGATGGTGCCGATGCACTACGCGACCCATGTCGTCAGTCCCTGCCTTGGTTTGGTCGATGGTCTCGCCGAATATGTCAGTTGTTTTGGTTCGGGGGCTGTTCGAGATGACATTGCAGAAAAATCAGGTTGTCAGTTCGCAGTCGAAACCTGTCATATCAAGATTCAAGACACGGATTTGACGGCGCATGTTTGGCGAGCGCTGTATGACGTCGCGCGTCAGTATCGTGAAAGTTTTGACGTATACGGAACGAAAAAGAGTTTCGAGTGGACGCTGATCGAAAACCAGCCTCACGTCTTGCACACTGCCAAAGAGCCCGAATCTGAGATTGCTCAGCCGATCGAAGTGCCTGACTTTGCTGACCGATTGCCTGAGTCGATTCGCCGCTTCACGCAGGCGCAAGAGATCCACGATGCCGATCATCTTTCGTTCGTGCAAGGCGGCGGACACGGAGGGTCGCATCCTCACTTGGTCAACGAGTTTGTTCGTGCGGTGCTGGATGATCGAGCACCCCGACCCGATGCGGTTACGTCTGCCAATTGGACCTGCGTCGGTATCTGTGCGCACGAGTCCGCGATAAACGGTGGTCAAATCGTGCGACTGCCTGAGTTTACGTTGAAGCCGAGTGTGCGGGTTTAA
- a CDS encoding Crp/Fnr family transcriptional regulator — MVDAKIELLRRMPAFGGLKPPVIDWIYCQSSVIAATAGEYFFREGEPGESLFVLQSGTVLVTRQCLSESIELGRLREGDCFGEMALIDFRPRSATIIAETDCQAIKVPRQSLASLYQQDVEQYAIIMMNLGREVSRRLRMADDCLFHLQHRGLIPTV; from the coding sequence ATGGTCGACGCTAAAATCGAGCTGCTAAGACGAATGCCGGCATTCGGCGGATTGAAGCCGCCGGTGATCGACTGGATCTACTGTCAATCAAGCGTCATCGCGGCAACGGCGGGCGAGTACTTTTTTCGAGAAGGCGAACCCGGTGAATCCCTGTTCGTCTTGCAGTCCGGTACGGTGCTAGTAACTCGCCAATGCTTGAGCGAATCGATCGAGCTTGGCAGACTACGTGAAGGCGACTGTTTTGGAGAAATGGCATTGATCGACTTCCGGCCAAGGTCGGCGACCATCATTGCAGAAACCGATTGCCAAGCCATCAAGGTGCCACGTCAATCGCTCGCATCACTCTACCAACAAGATGTTGAACAGTACGCGATCATCATGATGAACCTTGGCCGCGAAGTCAGCCGCCGCTTACGAATGGCGGACGACTGCTTGTTTCATCTTCAACATCGCGGCTTGATTCCAACGGTATGA
- a CDS encoding DUF1559 domain-containing protein: MARRRSGFTLVELLVVIAIIGVLVGLLLPAVQAAREAARRMSCSNNFKQVGLAIHNYHSAYKQMPMQGTGGTNETADAWADADNPGPTAGPPQGYSRHMLSYLVGILPFMEQQAVWENISNPSVDEEGESWPASGPAPYAIRYKPWASDIPMYRCPSDPGSGLPTVGRTNYAACTGDATSRSQLGVSRFNGGQGRWRYQDEAWLVRQCRASLRGAFVPRKSSKFRDILDGLSNTIAAGEICTDLGDRDIRTAAAQNQGGLNNAAGWGQGTMLNPKTCEDAGLIDPLRPRFWATGTTVTANAVTRGGRWADYRPLYTQFNTILTPNSEVCLGGNHGTQGIIPASSRHQGGAHILMCDGAVTFITDSIDAGNSRAETVWYQNNTTESSNPPGSASPYGLWGALGSKDSSETIDESF; this comes from the coding sequence ATGGCTAGACGACGTTCAGGTTTCACGCTGGTGGAACTATTGGTGGTCATTGCAATCATTGGCGTTTTAGTGGGACTACTTTTACCCGCGGTCCAAGCGGCACGCGAAGCGGCTCGCCGAATGAGCTGCAGCAACAACTTCAAGCAAGTGGGATTGGCAATTCACAATTACCACTCGGCCTACAAGCAGATGCCGATGCAGGGCACCGGTGGGACGAACGAGACAGCAGATGCGTGGGCAGATGCAGACAATCCCGGACCGACAGCAGGCCCTCCGCAGGGATACTCGCGTCACATGCTCAGCTACTTGGTTGGCATTTTGCCATTCATGGAACAGCAAGCCGTTTGGGAAAACATCTCGAATCCATCTGTCGACGAAGAAGGCGAATCGTGGCCAGCGAGCGGACCAGCTCCCTACGCAATCCGCTACAAACCCTGGGCCAGCGACATCCCGATGTACCGTTGCCCAAGCGATCCAGGTAGCGGACTGCCGACCGTCGGCCGAACCAACTACGCTGCCTGCACCGGCGATGCCACCAGCCGCAGCCAACTTGGCGTTTCACGTTTCAACGGCGGCCAAGGTCGCTGGCGCTACCAAGACGAGGCCTGGTTGGTGAGGCAATGCCGAGCTTCACTGCGTGGCGCATTCGTGCCAAGAAAGTCGTCGAAGTTTCGCGACATTCTTGATGGGCTGTCCAACACGATCGCGGCGGGCGAGATCTGCACCGACTTGGGCGACCGAGACATCCGAACTGCGGCTGCCCAGAACCAAGGCGGCTTGAATAACGCGGCGGGTTGGGGCCAGGGCACAATGTTGAACCCCAAGACCTGCGAAGACGCTGGTCTGATCGATCCGCTTCGTCCTCGGTTTTGGGCTACCGGTACAACCGTTACCGCAAACGCCGTGACTCGTGGCGGTCGCTGGGCGGACTACCGTCCGCTCTACACTCAGTTCAACACAATCCTGACGCCAAACAGCGAGGTGTGCTTGGGGGGAAACCACGGAACTCAGGGAATCATTCCCGCAAGTAGTCGTCACCAAGGTGGTGCGCACATCTTGATGTGTGACGGTGCGGTGACTTTCATCACGGACTCAATTGACGCGGGCAATTCACGTGCAGAAACGGTGTGGTACCAAAACAACACCACCGAAAGCTCCAATCCGCCAGGCAGCGCAAGCCCGTACGGATTGTGGGGAGCACTGGGATCGAAAGATTCAAGCGAAACGATCGACGAATCCTTCTAG
- a CDS encoding AraC family transcriptional regulator: protein MTKQKSVALLIETSNAYARGLLSGIASYIHEHELWSIHLIEQERGAPPPSWLKNWDGDGLIARIENDEIASVVSKLKIPLVDVSAARKVPNIPWVETDDTAVAKMAFEHFRERGFEQFAFCGELEFQWSTQRQQAFENCVKTAGYSCSIFTPKTSPTRLLSLKRERNRMANWLLSLPRPTGILACYDIKAQQVLDVCREFGIKVPMELALLGVDNDELLCDLCTPPLSSVIPAAYQTGREAAAMLDILMKGGTVKPLAKLLEPLGVATRQSTDVLAIEDPHIASAVRFIRDHCCEGINVQDVLKSIPLSRRVFENRFQAIVGRTPHQEIVRRRIDRVRQLLIETELTLLQIAERCGFQNHEYMSVAFRREMDVPPATYRRNARKHYEN, encoded by the coding sequence ATGACAAAGCAGAAATCCGTCGCGTTACTCATTGAAACATCGAACGCCTACGCGCGAGGCTTGCTCAGCGGTATCGCATCGTACATCCACGAGCACGAACTCTGGTCGATCCACTTGATCGAACAAGAACGCGGCGCCCCGCCGCCTTCGTGGTTAAAAAACTGGGACGGAGACGGCCTGATCGCACGCATCGAGAATGACGAGATTGCGAGTGTGGTTAGCAAACTAAAGATTCCATTGGTTGACGTCAGTGCGGCCCGCAAGGTTCCCAACATTCCCTGGGTCGAAACCGACGACACCGCGGTGGCGAAAATGGCATTCGAGCATTTTCGCGAACGAGGGTTCGAACAGTTTGCCTTCTGCGGTGAGTTGGAATTTCAGTGGTCAACCCAACGACAACAGGCATTCGAAAACTGCGTCAAAACGGCAGGCTATTCGTGCAGCATTTTTACGCCGAAGACCAGCCCAACAAGATTACTCTCACTCAAACGCGAGCGTAATCGAATGGCGAATTGGCTGCTTTCGCTGCCACGCCCCACCGGGATCCTCGCTTGCTATGACATCAAGGCGCAGCAAGTCTTGGACGTTTGCCGTGAATTCGGCATCAAGGTTCCAATGGAACTCGCGCTGCTTGGTGTCGACAATGATGAACTTCTTTGTGATCTGTGCACACCGCCACTCTCAAGCGTGATTCCGGCGGCTTACCAAACAGGCCGTGAAGCCGCTGCGATGTTGGACATTCTGATGAAAGGCGGAACGGTAAAACCGTTAGCGAAACTCCTGGAACCGCTTGGCGTCGCCACGCGTCAATCGACAGATGTTTTAGCGATTGAAGATCCTCATATCGCGAGCGCGGTTCGATTCATCCGCGACCATTGCTGCGAAGGAATCAATGTTCAAGATGTATTGAAGTCGATCCCGCTCTCTCGCCGCGTTTTCGAAAATCGTTTTCAGGCAATCGTTGGCCGCACACCCCACCAAGAAATCGTTCGCCGACGAATCGACCGTGTGCGACAGTTGTTGATCGAAACGGAACTAACCTTGCTGCAGATCGCCGAGCGATGCGGATTCCAAAACCACGAATACATGAGCGTTGCGTTTCGACGCGAAATGGACGTGCCGCCGGCGACCTACCGCCGAAACGCCCGCAAGCACTACGAGAACTGA
- a CDS encoding sensor histidine kinase: MPKLLFLALTLLVAAPLVLLGWLSASQYRSQATLARQRIDELMQSQLADLDSSVAVVFDGYEAALKDTPTLINAISQFDRSMPMVRTSMVVDRRGNLLYPPPPIMNSGDEVMRYRALPAIIESRPPMGDDDSANTKATANYATSAAVNSAWQVWFLDEGMQLIYWRRSANGKSDIGTLLERSRWIADLTAALPDRAKQPASTSSLRRSTFPNGVITKIPSSKATNAQGFVGLVDERQRMIYRWGDRSDRRPRPIASRNLPPPLSAWRFELHDDDPIPAAGLVSTLAPLAGAGVVLLALGGYVLSSVRRRMKQAQDRVSFASQVSHELRTPLTNIRLYAELAEADLEKLPAGEVRESLGKRLGVIDSESHRLGRLVSGVLEVIRDSKKLRPPRLVTANPDEIIHQTLTQFSPSFVGSEIEIDSQLQSDRDVLIDSDLVEMILVNLFSNVEKYAAAGRYLGVRSRFDEDDLIIDVIDHGPGIAPRHRRIIFDAFTRLNDSTTAPSGTGIGLTIARRLAHRHGGTLNYLNHDQGAAFRLRIPTSGTSQ; this comes from the coding sequence ATGCCCAAACTCCTATTCCTCGCACTGACCCTGCTCGTTGCCGCACCGCTGGTGCTGTTGGGATGGCTGTCCGCATCACAGTACCGTTCACAAGCGACGCTGGCACGCCAACGAATTGACGAATTGATGCAATCGCAGCTGGCGGATCTTGATTCGTCCGTTGCGGTTGTATTTGACGGTTACGAAGCAGCGTTGAAAGACACACCGACATTGATCAATGCGATCAGCCAGTTCGATCGTAGTATGCCGATGGTCCGCACGAGCATGGTCGTCGATCGACGAGGCAACTTGTTGTACCCGCCACCACCGATCATGAATTCGGGTGACGAAGTGATGCGGTACCGAGCATTGCCCGCGATCATCGAAAGTCGTCCACCGATGGGCGATGATGACAGCGCCAACACAAAAGCAACCGCCAACTACGCGACTTCTGCCGCGGTCAATTCGGCGTGGCAAGTTTGGTTCTTGGATGAAGGCATGCAACTGATCTACTGGCGACGTTCTGCCAATGGCAAGTCGGACATCGGCACGCTGCTGGAACGATCTCGCTGGATCGCCGACTTGACCGCAGCACTTCCAGATCGTGCGAAACAACCCGCGAGCACGTCTTCGCTTCGCAGATCGACTTTCCCCAACGGTGTGATCACTAAAATTCCATCATCGAAAGCAACCAACGCCCAAGGCTTTGTTGGTTTGGTCGATGAACGCCAGCGGATGATTTATCGCTGGGGCGATCGCTCGGATCGACGTCCGCGTCCGATCGCGTCGCGAAATTTGCCGCCGCCGCTGTCCGCGTGGCGATTCGAACTTCACGACGATGACCCGATACCTGCGGCCGGCTTGGTATCGACACTCGCGCCGCTGGCCGGTGCCGGAGTCGTGTTGTTGGCGCTGGGCGGTTACGTCCTGAGCAGTGTTCGTCGCCGAATGAAACAGGCCCAGGACCGCGTCAGCTTTGCGTCCCAGGTGTCGCACGAACTGCGCACGCCGCTAACCAACATCCGGCTGTACGCAGAACTCGCTGAAGCCGACTTAGAAAAATTGCCAGCGGGTGAGGTTCGCGAGAGTCTGGGCAAACGCCTGGGAGTGATCGATAGCGAAAGCCATCGATTGGGTAGGTTGGTATCCGGCGTCTTAGAAGTCATTCGTGATAGCAAAAAGCTAAGACCGCCACGACTTGTGACTGCCAATCCTGACGAGATCATCCATCAGACATTGACTCAATTTTCGCCGAGCTTCGTCGGCTCGGAAATCGAAATCGATTCGCAACTGCAATCCGATCGGGATGTCCTGATCGATTCAGACTTGGTTGAGATGATCTTGGTGAATCTGTTTTCGAACGTCGAAAAGTATGCAGCTGCGGGGCGTTACTTGGGCGTTCGCTCTCGGTTCGACGAAGATGACTTGATCATTGATGTCATCGATCATGGCCCGGGGATCGCACCGCGTCACCGGAGAATAATTTTTGACGCGTTCACCAGACTGAATGATTCAACAACGGCACCAAGTGGCACAGGCATCGGATTAACGATCGCACGCCGGTTGGCTCATCGTCACGGTGGCACGTTGAACTATTTGAATCATGACCAGGGTGCTGCCTTCCGTCTCCGTATTCCGACTAGTGGAACATCACAATGA
- a CDS encoding response regulator transcription factor, protein MKLTILVAEDDPHTRAALCEVLRREGHSVIEAADGKEAQFRFDKKAPDLACLDVMMPGVSGFDLCRHFRKTHPKLPILFITAKSEEIDKVVGLELGADDYIVKPFGTKEVIARIRAVGRRCINGFANETDEIKFSQNDFEMAGLIVMPRRMQASRDETTINLTTKELRILQALHSRPGEVIDRETIFRIGWQEGPPPSTRTLDQTISNLRKRIELDPKHPDIIETVYGVGYRYEP, encoded by the coding sequence ATGAAACTCACCATTTTGGTCGCCGAAGATGATCCACACACCCGAGCCGCCCTTTGCGAAGTGCTTCGTAGGGAAGGGCACAGCGTCATCGAAGCTGCTGACGGTAAAGAAGCACAGTTTCGATTCGACAAGAAGGCGCCAGACTTGGCGTGCCTCGATGTGATGATGCCCGGTGTTAGTGGTTTCGACCTGTGCCGCCACTTTCGCAAGACCCATCCAAAACTACCGATCCTATTCATCACCGCCAAGAGCGAAGAGATCGACAAGGTGGTCGGACTGGAACTAGGTGCGGATGACTACATCGTCAAACCATTTGGCACTAAAGAAGTGATCGCGAGAATTCGCGCTGTCGGGCGGCGCTGCATCAATGGCTTCGCCAACGAAACCGATGAAATTAAATTCTCACAAAATGATTTCGAGATGGCCGGCTTGATCGTGATGCCGCGCCGCATGCAAGCGTCACGCGATGAAACGACGATCAATTTGACGACCAAAGAGCTACGAATATTGCAGGCCTTGCACAGTCGTCCCGGCGAGGTGATTGACCGCGAAACAATCTTTCGGATCGGATGGCAAGAAGGACCGCCACCAAGCACTCGAACTCTTGACCAAACGATCAGCAACCTCCGCAAACGCATCGAACTTGATCCAAAGCACCCCGACATTATCGAGACCGTTTACGGAGTGGGCTACCGATACGAGCCTTAG
- a CDS encoding vWA domain-containing protein: MKTFRLTSHLSLIALTCVIVSQTANAQIFPALNAREGKGNQDSSSEQVKEANSVDVQVRLSNPTMLSGKNEINYVRITLTGSEPAEAPAAPPVNVAIVIDTSGSMQGSKIVQARNAAIAAIDRLRNQDIVSVVLYDSVVTVLVPATKASDRELIKSKIRSIKADGSTALFAGVAKGAAEVRKFLSNGSVNRVILLSDGQANIGPSSPRELERLGASLVKEGISVTTLGLGLGYNEDLMSGLAATGSGNHIFVEEAQDLVAVFNNEFNDLMSVVASDFKIKVTTNDGVRPVRVLGTKADIVGHDVYLPLAQLYSNQERYFVLEVEVDSAENAKQANLLSVNVDYQDMINGSSASYKTDVGVKYTRDIAEVKAHRDHETYAYCSVQIANEKNVRATALRDAGQIEEAQQLLTSNAATLEEVMRECQENDALGVLPELEMNMNYNRDSAELVKNKDWNRSRKVMRGKQNEIQSQQSSGMMDYIFGGSKTRSKSDTSSGSSSSK; this comes from the coding sequence ATGAAAACTTTTCGTTTAACCAGCCACCTAAGCCTGATCGCATTGACGTGCGTGATCGTCTCTCAAACTGCCAATGCCCAGATCTTCCCTGCCCTAAACGCTCGTGAAGGAAAAGGCAACCAAGACAGCAGCAGTGAACAGGTCAAGGAAGCCAACTCTGTCGACGTTCAAGTTCGGTTGTCAAACCCGACCATGTTGTCAGGCAAAAACGAAATTAACTATGTCCGCATCACTCTGACAGGCAGCGAACCAGCCGAAGCGCCCGCCGCACCTCCGGTCAATGTCGCCATCGTGATCGACACCAGTGGATCAATGCAGGGCAGCAAGATTGTGCAAGCCAGAAATGCCGCTATCGCCGCGATCGATCGATTGCGAAACCAAGACATTGTGTCCGTCGTGCTTTACGACTCGGTCGTTACCGTACTAGTTCCCGCCACCAAGGCGTCCGATCGGGAACTGATCAAATCGAAGATTCGTTCCATCAAGGCCGACGGCAGCACCGCGCTGTTTGCAGGCGTCGCGAAAGGGGCCGCCGAAGTTCGAAAATTCCTTTCCAACGGCAGCGTCAATCGAGTGATCCTGCTTTCCGATGGGCAAGCCAACATCGGACCAAGCAGCCCACGTGAATTGGAGCGTCTCGGCGCATCGTTAGTCAAAGAAGGCATCAGTGTTACGACGCTCGGACTGGGACTCGGCTACAACGAAGACTTGATGAGTGGCTTGGCGGCAACGGGCAGCGGAAACCACATTTTCGTCGAAGAAGCACAAGACCTAGTCGCTGTATTCAACAATGAATTCAACGACTTGATGAGCGTCGTTGCAAGTGACTTCAAAATTAAGGTTACGACGAACGACGGCGTGCGCCCAGTTCGTGTATTGGGCACCAAAGCTGACATCGTCGGTCATGACGTTTACCTTCCGCTTGCCCAACTGTATTCCAACCAAGAACGTTACTTTGTGCTGGAAGTCGAAGTGGATTCGGCTGAGAATGCCAAGCAAGCAAATCTATTATCAGTCAACGTCGACTACCAGGATATGATCAACGGATCGTCCGCAAGCTACAAGACCGACGTGGGCGTCAAATACACTCGCGATATCGCGGAAGTCAAAGCCCATCGCGACCATGAAACGTACGCTTATTGCAGCGTACAAATCGCCAATGAAAAAAACGTTCGTGCCACGGCGCTACGGGATGCAGGACAGATCGAGGAGGCGCAACAACTGCTGACCAGCAATGCCGCGACGCTAGAAGAAGTGATGAGAGAGTGCCAAGAAAACGATGCGTTAGGCGTATTACCCGAGCTTGAAATGAACATGAATTACAATCGCGACAGTGCAGAACTGGTCAAGAACAAGGACTGGAATCGCAGTCGAAAAGTCATGCGAGGAAAGCAAAATGAAATCCAATCCCAACAAAGCAGTGGCATGATGGACTACATCTTCGGTGGCAGCAAAACTCGTTCGAAGTCTGACACGAGTTCGGGTTCGAGTTCATCCAAGTAA